One Mycolicibacterium sarraceniae genomic window carries:
- a CDS encoding lysophospholipid acyltransferase family protein, which yields MTVQDHAWLPRALCDDSCVRAGGAPPARRVIVTVRATLRISATLMLLLMVPLLAVPLPGRGRIQRAYCRTFLRCLGVRITVSGGPIRNLRGVLVVSGHVSWIDIFIIGSVLPGAFVARADLIDWPAVGLAARIMKVIPIDRGSLRRLPHVVAQVADRLRNGQTVVAFPEGTTWCGLAYGQFRPAMFQAAVDSGRPVQPLRLTYHHRDGRPSTVAAFVGDDTLWQSLSRTVRARLTVVDVEVTSLELPGADRRELAARCEVAVRGQIAPRFEHAHGLAG from the coding sequence ATGACAGTTCAGGATCACGCCTGGTTGCCCCGGGCGCTGTGTGACGACAGCTGTGTGCGTGCCGGTGGCGCGCCCCCGGCACGGCGGGTGATCGTGACGGTGCGCGCCACGCTGCGCATCTCCGCGACGCTGATGCTGTTGCTGATGGTGCCGCTGCTGGCGGTGCCGCTGCCCGGGCGGGGACGCATCCAGCGGGCGTACTGCCGGACCTTCTTGCGCTGTCTCGGCGTGCGAATCACCGTGTCGGGCGGCCCCATTCGGAACCTGCGGGGCGTCCTGGTGGTCAGCGGCCACGTCTCCTGGATCGACATCTTCATCATCGGCTCGGTACTGCCCGGTGCCTTTGTTGCTCGGGCCGACCTGATCGACTGGCCCGCCGTCGGGCTCGCCGCGCGGATCATGAAGGTCATCCCCATCGACCGCGGCAGCCTGCGCAGGCTGCCGCACGTGGTCGCACAGGTGGCCGATCGGCTGCGCAACGGGCAGACCGTCGTCGCCTTCCCGGAGGGCACCACCTGGTGCGGACTGGCTTACGGCCAGTTCCGTCCGGCGATGTTCCAGGCCGCCGTCGACTCGGGCCGGCCGGTCCAGCCGTTGCGGCTGACCTATCACCACCGCGACGGACGGCCCTCGACGGTGGCGGCGTTCGTCGGGGATGACACGCTGTGGCAGTCGCTGAGCCGCACGGTTCGGGCCCGGCTGACCGTCGTCGACGTCGAGGTCACCTCCCTGGAGCTGCCCGGCGCCGACCGGCGCGAACTGGCCGCCCGCTGCGAGGTGGCGGTGCGTGGGCAGATCGCACCGCGCTTCGAGCACGCTCACGGCCTGGCTGGATAG
- a CDS encoding GNAT family N-acetyltransferase produces the protein MSTASVLIAPDQNETAAVRGPRYSLLLSTDPTLIDAAQRLRYQVFTTEPGYTLPADGDGRDADRFDEFCDHLLVREDLSGEIVGCYRMLPPPGAIAAGSLYTATEFDVSALDALRPSLVEMGRAVVRGDHRNGAVVLLMWAGILAYLDRCGYDYVTGCVSVPTHPEDPAAAPGSQVRGVRDLVLRRHAAAPEHTVYPYRPIVLDGVGLDDIEPPARPTIPPLMRGYLRLGARVCGEPAHDPEFGVGDFPALLDKRDADVRYLTRLRSVSAASEMAGGMGETA, from the coding sequence ATGAGCACTGCCTCTGTACTCATAGCCCCGGACCAGAACGAGACTGCCGCCGTGCGCGGCCCCCGCTACTCGCTCCTGCTGTCCACCGACCCCACCCTCATCGACGCGGCCCAGCGGCTGCGCTATCAGGTGTTCACCACTGAACCCGGTTACACCCTGCCCGCCGATGGCGACGGCCGTGACGCGGATCGCTTCGACGAATTCTGCGACCACCTTCTGGTTCGTGAAGACCTCTCGGGTGAGATCGTCGGGTGCTACCGCATGTTGCCGCCGCCCGGCGCGATTGCTGCCGGAAGTCTCTACACCGCAACGGAATTCGATGTCAGCGCACTGGACGCGCTACGGCCGTCGCTGGTGGAGATGGGCCGGGCGGTCGTGCGCGGCGACCACCGCAACGGCGCGGTGGTGCTGCTCATGTGGGCTGGCATCCTGGCCTACCTGGACCGCTGCGGCTACGACTATGTCACCGGCTGCGTCTCGGTGCCGACTCACCCAGAAGACCCGGCGGCAGCTCCCGGCTCTCAGGTCCGCGGGGTCCGCGACCTCGTGCTGCGCCGCCATGCCGCGGCCCCCGAGCACACGGTGTACCCGTACCGGCCGATCGTTCTCGACGGCGTCGGCCTCGACGACATCGAGCCCCCGGCCCGGCCGACGATCCCGCCCCTGATGCGCGGCTACCTGCGGCTGGGCGCCCGGGTCTGCGGTGAGCCGGCCCACGATCCGGAGTTCGGTGTCGGCGATTTCCCCGCGCTGCTGGACAAACGGGATGCCGACGTCCGCTACCTCACCCGGTTGCGGTCAGTCTCGGCGGCCAGCGAGATGGCCGGCGGTATGGGGGAGACAGCATGA
- a CDS encoding electron transfer flavoprotein subunit alpha/FixB family protein produces MAEVLVLVEHAEGAVRKVTAELITAARALGEPAAVVIGAEGTAAPLVDDLKAAGAAKIYVAESADAEGYLITPFVDVLASLVESAAPAAVLLAANADGKEIAGRLAARTGAGVLSDVIEVKEGGVGIHSIFGGAFTVEAKANGDTPVITLRPGAVDAAPEAGAGEQVSVEVPAQDENATKITKREPAVAGDRPELTEASVVVSGGRGVGSAEKFTVVEDLADSLGGAVGASRAAVDSGYYPGQFQVGQTGKTVSPQLYIALGISGAIQHRAGMQTAKTIIAVNKDEEAPIFEIADYGIVGDLFNVTPQLTEAVKARKG; encoded by the coding sequence ATGGCTGAAGTACTTGTGCTCGTCGAGCACGCCGAAGGTGCGGTGAGGAAAGTCACCGCCGAGCTCATCACCGCCGCCCGCGCACTGGGCGAGCCCGCTGCCGTCGTGATCGGTGCCGAAGGCACCGCCGCGCCGCTGGTCGATGATCTCAAGGCCGCCGGTGCGGCCAAGATCTACGTCGCCGAATCGGCTGACGCCGAGGGCTACCTGATCACCCCGTTCGTCGACGTTCTGGCGTCGCTGGTGGAGTCGGCCGCTCCGGCCGCGGTGCTGCTGGCCGCCAACGCCGACGGCAAGGAGATCGCCGGCCGGTTGGCCGCCCGCACCGGTGCGGGTGTGCTGTCCGACGTGATCGAGGTCAAAGAAGGCGGGGTGGGCATCCACTCGATCTTCGGCGGTGCTTTCACCGTCGAGGCCAAGGCCAACGGCGACACCCCGGTGATCACCCTGCGTCCCGGCGCGGTTGACGCGGCACCTGAGGCCGGTGCCGGCGAGCAGGTCAGCGTCGAGGTGCCGGCTCAGGACGAGAACGCCACCAAGATCACCAAGCGTGAGCCCGCCGTGGCCGGCGACCGTCCGGAGCTCACCGAGGCCAGCGTTGTGGTCTCCGGTGGCCGTGGTGTCGGCAGCGCCGAGAAGTTCACGGTCGTCGAGGACCTGGCCGATTCGCTGGGCGGTGCCGTCGGGGCTTCGCGTGCCGCCGTTGATTCCGGCTACTACCCGGGCCAGTTCCAGGTGGGGCAGACCGGCAAGACGGTCTCGCCGCAGCTGTACATCGCGCTGGGCATCTCCGGGGCGATCCAGCACCGCGCCGGTATGCAGACGGCGAAGACGATCATCGCGGTGAACAAGGACGAGGAAGCTCCGATCTTCGAGATCGCCGATTACGGCATCGTGGGCGACCTGTTCAACGTCACCCCGCAGCTGACCGAGGCGGTCAAGGCCCGCAAGGGTTAA
- a CDS encoding electron transfer flavoprotein subunit beta/FixA family protein yields the protein MTNIVVLIKQVPDTWSERKLSDGDYTLDRDAADAVLDEINERAVEEALLIKEKEGGEGTVTVLTAGPERATEAIRKALSMGADKAVHLLDAGLHGSDMVQTGWALARALGAIEGTELVIAGNEATDGTGGAVPAIIAEYLGLPQLTHLRKVTVEGGKITGERETDDGVFTVEASLPAVISVTEKINEPRFPSFKGIMAAKKKEVATLTLAEIGVEGDEVGLANAGTTVTASTPKPPKTAGEKITDEGEGGKKIAEYLVAQKII from the coding sequence ATGACGAACATCGTGGTCCTGATCAAACAGGTCCCAGACACGTGGTCCGAGCGCAAGCTGTCCGACGGTGACTACACGCTCGATCGCGACGCCGCGGACGCCGTGCTGGACGAGATCAACGAGCGCGCGGTCGAAGAAGCCCTGCTGATCAAGGAAAAAGAGGGCGGCGAGGGCACCGTGACCGTGCTGACCGCCGGCCCGGAGCGCGCTACCGAGGCGATCCGCAAGGCACTGTCGATGGGTGCCGACAAGGCCGTGCATCTGCTGGATGCCGGCCTGCACGGCTCCGACATGGTGCAGACCGGATGGGCCCTGGCGCGCGCGCTGGGCGCTATCGAGGGCACCGAGCTGGTCATCGCCGGTAACGAGGCCACCGACGGCACCGGTGGTGCGGTTCCGGCGATCATCGCCGAGTACCTGGGCCTGCCCCAGCTGACGCACCTGCGCAAGGTCACCGTCGAGGGCGGCAAGATCACCGGCGAGCGGGAGACCGACGACGGCGTGTTCACCGTCGAGGCCTCGCTGCCCGCGGTCATCAGCGTCACCGAGAAGATCAACGAGCCGCGCTTCCCGTCCTTCAAGGGCATCATGGCCGCGAAGAAGAAGGAAGTAGCCACCCTCACGCTGGCCGAGATCGGTGTCGAGGGCGACGAGGTCGGCCTGGCCAACGCCGGCACGACGGTGACGGCGTCCACGCCGAAGCCGCCGAAGACCGCGGGCGAGAAGATCACCGACGAGGGCGAAGGCGGCAAGAAGATCGCCGAGTACCTGGTTGCCCAGAAGATTATCTAG
- a CDS encoding class I SAM-dependent methyltransferase, protein MSAFVTDAGDSGLPLTGERTIPGLAEENYWFRRHEVVYGRLLDLCAGRDVLEAGCGEGYGADLIASVARQVVAVDYDEATVAHVQARYPRVKMLAGNLAALPLPDASVDVVVNFQVIEHLWDQPQFVAECARVLRPRGLLLMSTPNRITFSPGRDTPINPFHTRELNAAELAELLTDGGFFDVQSMSGVFHGPGLVALDERHGGSIIDAQIERALADAAWPEDLLADVAAVRCEDFDLLDSGQRDIDDSLDLVAIAVRA, encoded by the coding sequence ATGAGCGCATTCGTGACTGACGCAGGTGACAGCGGGCTGCCGCTGACCGGCGAGCGGACCATCCCCGGGCTGGCGGAAGAGAACTACTGGTTCCGCCGCCATGAGGTGGTTTACGGCCGCCTGTTGGACCTTTGCGCAGGTCGGGATGTGCTCGAGGCGGGTTGCGGCGAGGGCTACGGCGCCGATTTGATCGCCTCGGTTGCCCGCCAGGTGGTGGCCGTGGACTACGACGAGGCCACCGTGGCCCACGTGCAGGCTCGCTACCCCCGGGTGAAAATGCTGGCGGGCAATCTAGCCGCCCTCCCGCTGCCCGATGCCTCGGTTGACGTTGTGGTGAACTTCCAGGTCATCGAGCATTTGTGGGATCAGCCACAGTTTGTCGCCGAATGCGCGCGGGTGCTGCGACCTCGCGGTTTGTTGTTGATGTCGACCCCGAATCGGATCACCTTCTCCCCCGGCCGTGACACCCCGATCAACCCTTTCCACACCCGCGAGCTCAACGCCGCGGAATTGGCCGAGTTGCTGACCGACGGCGGCTTCTTCGACGTGCAGTCGATGAGTGGGGTGTTTCACGGCCCGGGCCTGGTCGCGCTCGACGAGCGCCACGGCGGCTCGATCATCGACGCCCAGATCGAACGCGCGCTGGCCGACGCCGCGTGGCCCGAGGACCTGCTGGCCGATGTGGCGGCGGTGCGCTGCGAAGACTTCGACCTGCTGGATTCCGGACAGCGCGATATCGACGACAGCCTGGATCTGGTGGCGATCGCGGTGCGCGCATGA
- a CDS encoding 1,4-alpha-glucan branching protein domain-containing protein, with protein MSDACGANQQESASPIPGQFTLVLHTHLPWLAHHGRWPVGEEWLYQSWSAAYLPLMRVLRTLAAEGRRGVLTLGMTPVVTAQLDDPYCLDGMHRWLANWQLRALEAANLRTPTGAESGTATAPEALREFGIREYDEASRAIEEFGTLWRHGASPLLRELIDAGTVELLGGPLAHPFQPLLNPRLREFALREGLADAGQRFNHTPKGIWAPECAYAPGMEHDYAAAGVGHFMVDGPSLHGDTTLGRPVGSTDVVAFGRDLQVSYRVWSPKSGYPGHAAYRDFHTYDHLTGLKPARVTGRNVDSDAKAPYDPQRAEAAIDAHVADFVGVVRQRLISESERIGRPAHVVAAFDTELFGHWWYEGPIWLARLLRALPGAGVHVGTLNDALAGGYVGTPVELPPSSWGSGKDWQVWSGEQVADLVQLNTEVVETALATIDKALAHDVSPGRDFVADQILRETLLTVSSDWPFMVSKDSAADYARYRAHLHAHAAREISDALASGRRDAAERLAAGWNRADGLFGALDARRLP; from the coding sequence ATGAGCGACGCTTGCGGAGCGAATCAACAGGAGAGCGCGAGCCCAATACCCGGCCAGTTCACCCTGGTCCTGCACACCCACCTGCCGTGGCTGGCCCATCACGGCCGCTGGCCCGTCGGCGAGGAATGGCTCTACCAATCGTGGTCGGCGGCCTACCTCCCGCTGATGCGGGTGCTGCGCACCCTGGCCGCCGAAGGCCGCCGCGGCGTGCTCACCCTGGGTATGACGCCGGTGGTCACCGCCCAGCTCGACGACCCCTACTGCCTGGACGGTATGCACCGCTGGCTGGCTAACTGGCAGCTGAGGGCGCTAGAGGCCGCAAACCTACGCACCCCGACCGGTGCCGAGTCCGGTACCGCCACCGCCCCGGAAGCATTGCGCGAGTTCGGCATTCGGGAGTACGACGAAGCCAGCCGTGCGATCGAGGAGTTCGGCACGCTATGGCGGCACGGTGCCAGCCCATTGCTGCGCGAGCTGATCGACGCCGGCACCGTGGAATTGCTCGGCGGCCCACTGGCCCACCCGTTCCAGCCGCTGCTCAACCCGCGGCTGCGTGAATTCGCCCTGCGCGAGGGGCTGGCCGACGCCGGTCAGCGCTTCAATCACACGCCGAAGGGCATCTGGGCGCCCGAATGTGCTTATGCCCCAGGCATGGAACATGACTACGCGGCCGCGGGCGTCGGGCACTTCATGGTCGACGGGCCCTCACTGCACGGCGACACCACCCTGGGCCGGCCGGTCGGGTCGACGGATGTGGTGGCGTTCGGCCGCGACCTACAGGTCAGCTACCGGGTGTGGTCGCCGAAGTCGGGCTACCCCGGCCATGCCGCCTACCGCGACTTCCACACCTACGACCACCTCACCGGCCTCAAGCCCGCCCGGGTCACCGGCCGCAATGTGGACTCCGACGCGAAGGCGCCGTATGACCCGCAGCGCGCCGAGGCGGCGATCGACGCGCACGTCGCGGATTTCGTTGGCGTGGTTCGCCAGCGGCTGATCTCCGAATCGGAGCGCATCGGCCGTCCGGCCCACGTCGTCGCCGCCTTCGACACCGAGTTGTTCGGACATTGGTGGTACGAGGGACCGATCTGGCTCGCGCGACTGCTGCGCGCACTGCCCGGGGCCGGTGTGCACGTCGGAACCCTGAACGACGCGCTGGCCGGCGGGTATGTCGGCACACCCGTCGAATTACCGCCCAGCTCTTGGGGATCCGGCAAGGACTGGCAGGTGTGGTCCGGTGAACAGGTGGCCGATCTGGTCCAGCTGAACACTGAGGTGGTCGAGACCGCACTGGCAACCATCGACAAGGCATTGGCGCACGACGTTTCCCCGGGAAGGGATTTCGTCGCCGATCAGATCCTGCGCGAGACACTGCTGACCGTGTCCAGCGACTGGCCGTTCATGGTCAGCAAGGATTCCGCGGCCGATTACGCCCGCTATCGGGCGCATCTACACGCGCATGCCGCGCGGGAGATCTCCGATGCGCTGGCCTCGGGACGCCGTGACGCGGCAGAGCGGCTGGCCGCCGGCTGGAACCGCGCCGACGGTTTGTTCGGCGCTCTCGACGCGAGGCGGCTGCCGTGA
- a CDS encoding glycosyltransferase family 4 protein, whose translation MKILMVSWEYPPVIIGGLGRHVYQLATALAADGHDVVVLSRRPSGTDPSTHPTTDEVHEGVRVIAAAQDPHEFEFGTDLMAWTLAMGHAMTRAGLTLHAKGWQPDVVHAHDWLVAHPAIALAEFFDVPMVSTVHATEAGRHSGWVSGQISRQVHAVESWFVRESDSLIACSASMSDEITDLFGPDLGEIVVIRNGIDSSRWPFAPRRARTGPPELLYIGRLEYEKGVHEAIAALPRIRRTHPGTTVTIAGDGTQQDWLVEVARKHKVLKAVRFVGRVDHDELLRLLHQTDAAVLPSHYEPFGIAALEAAAAGAPLVTSNVGGLGEAVIDGETGVSFPPRDVAALADAVRRVLDDPAAAQQRANAARARLNSDFDWHTVAAETAQVYLAAKRHERDPLPRRPIIEHALPGRS comes from the coding sequence GTGAAGATCCTGATGGTGTCGTGGGAATACCCGCCGGTGATCATCGGCGGTCTGGGCCGGCATGTCTACCAACTCGCGACCGCGCTGGCCGCCGACGGCCACGACGTGGTGGTGCTGTCTCGTCGCCCGTCGGGCACCGATCCCAGCACGCATCCGACCACCGACGAGGTCCACGAGGGTGTGCGGGTGATCGCCGCCGCCCAAGATCCGCACGAGTTTGAATTCGGCACCGATCTGATGGCGTGGACCCTGGCGATGGGGCATGCGATGACCCGCGCAGGGCTGACCCTGCACGCCAAGGGTTGGCAGCCAGACGTGGTGCACGCCCACGACTGGCTGGTCGCCCACCCGGCGATCGCACTAGCCGAATTCTTCGACGTACCAATGGTTTCCACAGTTCACGCCACCGAAGCCGGTCGACATTCCGGCTGGGTTTCCGGGCAGATCAGCCGCCAGGTGCACGCCGTGGAGTCGTGGTTCGTCCGGGAGTCCGATTCGCTGATCGCCTGCTCGGCGTCAATGTCGGACGAGATCACCGACCTGTTCGGCCCCGATCTCGGTGAGATCGTCGTCATCCGTAACGGAATCGATTCGAGCCGTTGGCCGTTCGCACCTCGCCGCGCTCGCACCGGACCACCGGAGCTGTTGTACATCGGTCGGCTGGAATACGAGAAGGGCGTGCACGAGGCGATCGCCGCACTCCCCCGCATCCGGCGCACCCATCCCGGCACCACGGTGACGATCGCCGGTGACGGCACCCAGCAGGACTGGCTCGTCGAGGTGGCCCGAAAGCACAAGGTGCTCAAAGCGGTTCGCTTCGTCGGCCGAGTCGACCACGACGAGCTGCTGCGCTTGTTGCATCAGACCGATGCCGCGGTGCTGCCCAGTCACTACGAGCCGTTCGGCATCGCCGCCCTGGAAGCCGCCGCGGCCGGGGCACCGTTGGTCACCTCCAACGTCGGCGGGCTCGGCGAGGCCGTCATCGACGGCGAGACCGGGGTGTCCTTCCCGCCGCGCGATGTGGCGGCGCTGGCCGACGCGGTGCGCCGCGTCCTCGACGATCCTGCAGCCGCACAACAGCGGGCGAACGCCGCACGGGCACGGCTGAACTCCGATTTCGACTGGCACACGGTGGCCGCCGAGACGGCCCAGGTCTATCTGGCCGCCAAGCGCCACGAACGCGATCCGCTGCCCCGCCGGCCGATTATCGAGCACGCGTTGCCGGGACGCTCATGA
- a CDS encoding acyltransferase, translated as MTSMWGSPIHKRWVGSRLRDPRQAKFLTKDSLRWVIANKAYTPWYLVRYWRLLKFKLANPHIITRGMVFLGKNVEIHATPELAQLEIGRWVHIGDKNTIRAHEGSLRFGDKVVLGRDNVINCYLDIELGDSALMADWCYVCDFDHKMDNIEMPIKDQGIVKSPVRIGPDTWIAAKVTVLRGTTVGRGCVLGAHAVVKGDIPDFSIAVGSPAKVVKNRKLAWDTSAAQRAELAAALADIERKKASRLQA; from the coding sequence ATGACGTCGATGTGGGGTTCGCCGATCCACAAGCGGTGGGTGGGCTCGCGCCTGCGTGATCCGCGCCAGGCCAAGTTCCTGACCAAGGATTCGCTGCGCTGGGTTATCGCCAATAAGGCGTATACGCCCTGGTACCTGGTGCGCTACTGGCGGCTGCTGAAGTTCAAGCTGGCCAACCCGCACATCATCACCCGGGGCATGGTGTTCCTCGGCAAGAACGTCGAGATCCACGCCACCCCCGAGCTGGCCCAGCTGGAGATCGGCCGCTGGGTGCACATCGGGGACAAGAACACCATCCGCGCCCATGAGGGATCGCTACGCTTCGGCGACAAGGTGGTGCTGGGCCGCGACAACGTCATCAACTGCTACCTGGACATCGAGCTGGGTGACTCGGCGCTGATGGCCGACTGGTGCTACGTCTGCGACTTCGACCACAAGATGGACAACATCGAGATGCCGATCAAGGACCAGGGCATCGTCAAGAGCCCGGTCCGCATCGGCCCGGACACCTGGATCGCGGCGAAGGTGACCGTGCTGCGGGGCACCACGGTCGGGCGCGGTTGTGTGCTCGGGGCCCACGCCGTGGTCAAGGGCGACATCCCGGATTTCTCCATCGCCGTCGGCTCACCGGCGAAGGTGGTCAAGAACCGCAAACTGGCCTGGGACACCTCCGCTGCCCAGCGTGCCGAGCTGGCCGCTGCGCTGGCCGACATAGAGCGCAAGAAGGCTTCTCGTCTACAGGCTTAG
- a CDS encoding outer membrane protein assembly factor BamB family protein, giving the protein MLRRLLVSALAALVATGLGGCGNTDSWVDSTAAHGWSAQYGDAANSSYTATGGASALRLMWSRSVKGELGAGAALGDIGYLAVNGQTAGGCSLMVWENDNNGRQRWCIRQVLGGGFASPLFDQFDNLFIGQPGAMQAYPPTQWIRWRRNVIGMPTTARFLGGGQLLVVTHLGQVLVFDSHRGDVTGTPLDLVEGIDPTDSTRGLADCAHAGPQCPVAAPPAYAEKTRTIVVSLWQPGAKAATLAGLQYHPGQTPLLTKEWTTDAIAAGVLAAPVASADGTTVYITGRDQKLWALNTSDGKVKWSVPLDFLPQTPPSVSPAGRIVVGGGPNNHLVALTDAGNHADIAWRREDVTPLSSTSQAGPVAYTVVGSPPSGLALLVFDPANGRTLNSYPLPEADGFPVGVSVGADRRVVVSTSAGQVYSFDPQ; this is encoded by the coding sequence GTGCTGCGGCGATTGCTGGTGTCGGCGTTGGCCGCGCTGGTCGCGACCGGCTTGGGCGGGTGTGGCAACACCGACTCCTGGGTTGACTCCACCGCGGCGCACGGCTGGTCTGCCCAATACGGCGACGCCGCCAACAGCAGCTACACCGCCACCGGCGGGGCGTCGGCGCTGCGGCTGATGTGGAGCCGATCAGTCAAAGGCGAGCTGGGTGCGGGTGCCGCGCTGGGCGATATCGGCTACCTCGCGGTGAACGGCCAGACGGCCGGCGGCTGCTCGCTGATGGTCTGGGAGAACGACAACAACGGCCGGCAGCGCTGGTGCATCCGGCAGGTGCTGGGCGGCGGGTTCGCCAGCCCGTTGTTCGATCAGTTCGACAATCTCTTCATCGGCCAGCCCGGGGCCATGCAGGCCTACCCGCCGACCCAGTGGATCCGCTGGCGCCGAAACGTCATCGGAATGCCTACCACCGCAAGGTTTCTCGGCGGCGGCCAACTCCTGGTAGTCACTCATCTCGGCCAGGTACTGGTGTTCGACTCGCATCGCGGCGACGTGACCGGAACCCCGCTGGATCTCGTCGAGGGGATCGACCCGACAGACTCCACCCGCGGGCTGGCCGACTGCGCCCATGCCGGGCCGCAATGCCCGGTAGCCGCACCACCGGCCTACGCCGAGAAGACCCGCACGATCGTGGTGAGCCTGTGGCAGCCGGGTGCCAAGGCGGCCACGCTCGCGGGCCTGCAGTATCACCCCGGCCAGACTCCGTTGCTCACCAAGGAGTGGACCACCGACGCCATCGCTGCCGGAGTCTTGGCCGCGCCGGTAGCGTCCGCCGATGGCACCACCGTCTACATCACCGGACGCGATCAAAAGCTGTGGGCTCTGAACACCTCTGATGGCAAGGTGAAATGGTCTGTGCCGCTGGATTTCCTGCCGCAGACACCGCCCTCGGTATCACCAGCGGGCCGTATCGTCGTGGGCGGCGGACCGAACAACCACCTCGTCGCACTCACCGACGCCGGTAACCACGCCGACATCGCGTGGCGCCGCGAGGACGTCACCCCGCTGAGCTCAACGAGCCAGGCCGGCCCGGTGGCCTACACGGTGGTCGGCAGCCCGCCGTCGGGCCTGGCGTTGCTGGTGTTCGACCCCGCTAACGGCCGCACCCTGAACAGCTATCCTCTGCCCGAGGCCGACGGCTTCCCCGTCGGGGTCTCGGTGGGTGCTGATCGCCGAGTCGTGGTGAGCACCAGCGCGGGCCAGGTGTACAGCTTCGATCCGCAGTAG
- a CDS encoding esterase produces MRILSMTALLAAGVLLGEHSIAVAGARTDCAAFGGSPEAGNICYVHSSAPSYTMDLRFPTNYADEQAVLDYVTQNRDGFTNVAQMPAVRAMPYEMDVTTQSFTSGPPTGGTQSVVLKLFQDIGGAHPTTWYKAFNYDVAHKKPVTFDTLFAPEAKPLNAIFPIVQRDLERQTGLTGVIATSDALDPSHYQNFAITDDAVIFFFSQGELLPSDAGATSSSVPRSALPPLLL; encoded by the coding sequence ATGCGCATTCTCTCCATGACCGCACTGCTGGCAGCCGGTGTTCTGCTGGGCGAGCACAGCATCGCGGTCGCCGGCGCGCGGACCGACTGCGCGGCCTTCGGCGGATCGCCTGAGGCCGGCAACATCTGCTACGTGCACAGCAGCGCACCCAGTTACACGATGGATCTGCGGTTCCCCACCAACTACGCCGACGAGCAGGCCGTCCTGGACTATGTGACGCAAAACCGTGACGGGTTCACCAACGTCGCGCAGATGCCGGCGGTGCGTGCCATGCCCTACGAAATGGACGTCACCACACAGTCATTCACCTCCGGGCCGCCCACCGGCGGCACCCAGAGTGTGGTGCTCAAGCTGTTCCAGGACATCGGAGGCGCGCACCCGACGACCTGGTACAAGGCCTTCAACTACGACGTGGCGCACAAAAAACCGGTCACCTTCGACACGCTCTTCGCGCCGGAGGCCAAACCCCTCAACGCGATATTCCCCATCGTGCAGCGCGATCTGGAGCGCCAGACCGGTCTCACCGGCGTCATCGCCACCAGTGACGCACTGGACCCGTCGCACTACCAGAACTTCGCCATCACCGACGATGCGGTGATCTTCTTCTTCAGCCAGGGTGAGCTGCTGCCATCGGATGCCGGTGCGACATCGTCGTCGGTGCCGCGGTCGGCACTACCGCCGTTGCTGCTGTAG